The following are from one region of the Stigmatopora argus isolate UIUO_Sarg chromosome 9, RoL_Sarg_1.0, whole genome shotgun sequence genome:
- the LOC144082980 gene encoding PHD finger protein 6-like isoform X1 — MSGQRKGVAARQAKCAFCRTSREKDCGQLLVSDSQKVAAHHKCMLFSSALVSSHSDNESIGGFSVEDVKKEIKRGNKLMCSSCHRPGATIGCDVNTCRRTYHYYCAVKDKAQVKENASQGTFLVYCRKHRDASGVGIEEEAVVNDSDSSPPQSKGRGRFEKGRSKVRGQSEDNCSTSSQAADEETSSHRERSPLRASPDNSGQRCGFCHAGDEENVTRGVLHSDNSKKVAAHYKCMLFSSGTVQLTTTSRAEFGNFDVKTVIQEIKRGKRMKCTLCTQLGATIGCEIKACVKTYHYHCGVQDKAKYIENMARGIYKLYCKNHSGNEERDEEDEERENRSKGKAATDHGGTPSMQVNGN; from the exons ATGTCTGGGCAGAGGAAAGGTGTTGCAGCTCGCCAGGCTAAATGCGCCTTTTGTCGAACCAGCCGGGAAAAGGACTGTGGGCAGCTGCTAGTGTCTGACAGCCAGAAGGTGGCAGCCCACCATAAGTGTATG CTTTTCTCCTCTGCCCTGGTCTCATCGCACTCGGATAATGAAAGCATTGGAGGGTTTTCTGTTGAGGATGTAAAGAAGGAGATCAAAAGAGGAAACAAATTG ATGTGCTCATCATGTCACAGGCCTGGTGCTACTATTGGCTGTGATGTGAATACATGTAGGAGGACGTACCACTATTACTGCGCTGTGAAGGACAAAGCCCAGGTTAAAGAAAATGCATCACAAGGAACTTTCCT TGTGTACTGCCGCAAACATAGAGATGCGTCTGGAGTTGGAATTGAAG AAGAAGCTGTAGTCAATGACTCGGACTCCTCGCCTCCACAAAGTAAAGGTAGAGGTCGGTTTGAGAAGGGAAGATCCAAGGTTCGTGGCCAATCAGAAGACAACTGCTCCACATCCTCTCAGGCTGCAGATGAGGAGACGTCCTCACAT CGGGAGAGGTCGCCACTTCGGGCCAGTCCGGATAATAGCGGCCAGCGTTGCGGTTTTTGCCATGCTGGCGATGAAGAAAATGTAACGAGGGGCGTGCTTCATAGCGATAACTCCAAAAAAGTGGCTGCTCATTACAAGTGCATG CTTTTTTCATCCGGGACAGTTCAGTTGACTACTACGTCACGGGCTGAATTTGGAAATTTCGACGTGAAAACTGTAATCCAGGAGATTAAAAGAGGCAAACGAATG AAGTGTACACTTTGCACCCAGCTTGGCGCGACCATCGGATGTGAGATCAAAGCTTGTGTGAAGACTTACCACTATCACTGCGGTGTGCAGGACAAAGCCAAGTACATTGAGAACATGGCTCGTGGAATCTACAA ACTATATTGTAAGAACCACAGTGGAAATGAAGAACGcgatgaggaagatgaagagCGAGAGAATCGCAGTAAAGGAAAAGCAGCAACCGACCACGGAGGAACACCGTCAATGCAAGTGAATGGCAACTAG
- the LOC144082980 gene encoding PHD finger protein 6-like isoform X2, whose amino-acid sequence MSGQRKGVAARQAKCAFCRTSREKDCGQLLVSDSQKVAAHHKCMLFSSALVSSHSDNESIGGFSVEDVKKEIKRGNKLMCSSCHRPGATIGCDVNTCRRTYHYYCAVKDKAQVKENASQGTFLVYCRKHRDASGVGIEEAVVNDSDSSPPQSKGRGRFEKGRSKVRGQSEDNCSTSSQAADEETSSHRERSPLRASPDNSGQRCGFCHAGDEENVTRGVLHSDNSKKVAAHYKCMLFSSGTVQLTTTSRAEFGNFDVKTVIQEIKRGKRMKCTLCTQLGATIGCEIKACVKTYHYHCGVQDKAKYIENMARGIYKLYCKNHSGNEERDEEDEERENRSKGKAATDHGGTPSMQVNGN is encoded by the exons ATGTCTGGGCAGAGGAAAGGTGTTGCAGCTCGCCAGGCTAAATGCGCCTTTTGTCGAACCAGCCGGGAAAAGGACTGTGGGCAGCTGCTAGTGTCTGACAGCCAGAAGGTGGCAGCCCACCATAAGTGTATG CTTTTCTCCTCTGCCCTGGTCTCATCGCACTCGGATAATGAAAGCATTGGAGGGTTTTCTGTTGAGGATGTAAAGAAGGAGATCAAAAGAGGAAACAAATTG ATGTGCTCATCATGTCACAGGCCTGGTGCTACTATTGGCTGTGATGTGAATACATGTAGGAGGACGTACCACTATTACTGCGCTGTGAAGGACAAAGCCCAGGTTAAAGAAAATGCATCACAAGGAACTTTCCT TGTGTACTGCCGCAAACATAGAGATGCGTCTGGAGTTGGAATTGAAG AAGCTGTAGTCAATGACTCGGACTCCTCGCCTCCACAAAGTAAAGGTAGAGGTCGGTTTGAGAAGGGAAGATCCAAGGTTCGTGGCCAATCAGAAGACAACTGCTCCACATCCTCTCAGGCTGCAGATGAGGAGACGTCCTCACAT CGGGAGAGGTCGCCACTTCGGGCCAGTCCGGATAATAGCGGCCAGCGTTGCGGTTTTTGCCATGCTGGCGATGAAGAAAATGTAACGAGGGGCGTGCTTCATAGCGATAACTCCAAAAAAGTGGCTGCTCATTACAAGTGCATG CTTTTTTCATCCGGGACAGTTCAGTTGACTACTACGTCACGGGCTGAATTTGGAAATTTCGACGTGAAAACTGTAATCCAGGAGATTAAAAGAGGCAAACGAATG AAGTGTACACTTTGCACCCAGCTTGGCGCGACCATCGGATGTGAGATCAAAGCTTGTGTGAAGACTTACCACTATCACTGCGGTGTGCAGGACAAAGCCAAGTACATTGAGAACATGGCTCGTGGAATCTACAA ACTATATTGTAAGAACCACAGTGGAAATGAAGAACGcgatgaggaagatgaagagCGAGAGAATCGCAGTAAAGGAAAAGCAGCAACCGACCACGGAGGAACACCGTCAATGCAAGTGAATGGCAACTAG
- the LOC144082810 gene encoding hypoxanthine-guanine phosphoribosyltransferase, whose translation MATSGQCIVITDEEQGYDLDLFCIPKHYACDLERVYIPHGLILDRTERLAREIMKEMGGHHIVALCVLKGGYKFFADLLDYIKALNRNSDKSIPMTVDFIRLKSYCNDQSTGEIKVIGGDDLSTLTGKNVLIVEDIIDTGKTMKTLLELLKQYNPKMVKVASLLVKRTPRSVGYRPDFIGFEVPDKFVVGYALDYNEYFRDLNHICVISETGKEKYKA comes from the exons ATGGCGACATCTGGCCAGTGTATTGTG ATCACTGATGAGGAGCAAGGGTATGACCTGGACCTGTTCTGCATACCGAAGCACTATGCATGTGACTTGGAGCGGGTTTACATCCCACATGGACTCATTTTGGACAG GACAGAGCGATTGGCCAGGGAGATTATGAAGGAAATGGGAGGGCACCACATTGTTGCGCTTTGTGTGCTGAAGGGAGGCTACAAGTTCTTTGCAGATCTCCTGGACTACATCAAGGCCCTAAACAGAAACAGCGATAAGTCCATCCCGATGACAGTGGACTTCATTCGCCTCAAGAGCTACTGT AATGACCAGTCAACAGGAGAAATCAAGGTTATTGGAGGAGATGACTTGTCAACGCTGACAGGCAAG AATGTGCTGATTGTTGAG GATATTATCGACACTGGGAAGACGATGAAGACTTTATTGGAACTTCTCAAGCAGTACAATCCTAAAATGGTTAAAGTAGCAAG tttgttGGTGAAAAGGACGCCAAGAAGTGTTGGCTATCGACCAGACT TTATAGGCTTTGAGGTTCCTGACAAATTTGTGGTGGGATACGCACTAGACTACAACGAATACTTCAGAGATCTAAAT CATATCTGCGTCATTAGCGAGACAGGGAAAGAGAAATACAAGGCATGA
- the LOC144082836 gene encoding calcium-binding protein 39-like yields MPFPFGKSQKGPAEIVRSLKENVAYMEKLEASESKKCEKVAEEVSKNLSSLKEVLCGTGDKEPQTEAVAQLAQELYNTNLLISLIANLQRIDFEGKKDVVHLFSNIVRRQIGTRTPTVEYISTHQEILFMLLKGYESAEVALNCGMMLRECLRHEPLARTILFSEEFYFFFRYVELSTFDIASDAFASFKDLLTRHKLMCADFLETNYDRVFTEYEKLLHSDNYVTKRQSLKLLGELLLDRHNFTVMTKYISRAENLKLMMNMLRDNSRNIQFEAFHVFKVFVANPNKTQPVLDILLKNQTKLVDFLSHFQTDRSEDEQFCDEKNYLVKQIRDLKKPAAPEEA; encoded by the exons ATGCCTTTTCCTTTCGGGAAATCTCAAAAGGGTCCAGCAGAAATAGTGAGGAGCTTGAAAGAAAATGTGGCATACATGGAGAAACTGGAGGCTTCAGAAAGTAAAAAGTGTGAAAAG GTGGCAGAGGAAGTTTCCAAAAATCTCTCTTCCTTGAAGGAGGTTCTTTGTGGGACCGGTGACAAGGAGCCCCAGACTGAAGCCGTAGCTCAGCTTGCTCAAGAGCTGTACAACACCAACCTTCTCATTTCACTTATTGCAAATTTGCAACGGATTGACTTCGAG ggGAAAAAGGATGTGGTTCACCTTTTCAGCAATATCGTGAGACGTCAGATTGGCACACGTACTCCCACGGTAGAGTACATCTCTACGCACCAAGAAATCCTCTTCATGCTTCTAAAAGG ATATGAGAGTGCAGAAGTGGCTCTAAATTGCGGCATGATGCTGAGGGAGTGTCTTCGCCATGAGCCATTAGCTAGGACGATACTTTTCTCTGAAGAGTTCTATTTCTTCTTCCGATATGTGGAGCTTTCCACCTTCGACATAGCATCGGATGCTTTTGCATCATTTAAG GATCTCCTCACGAGACACAAGCTTATGTGTGCTGATTTCTTGGAGACCAATTATGACCGG GTATTTACAGAATACGAGAAGCTCCTACATTCCGACAACTATGTCACCAAACGGCAGTCATTGAAG cTTCTGGGAGAACTTCTGCTGGATAGACACAACTTCACCGTCATGACAAAATACATCAGCCGCGCTGAGAACTTGAAGCTGATGATGAACATGCTTAGAGATAACAGTCGCAATATCCAGTTTGAAGCTTTTCATGTTTTCAAG gtatTTGTTGCAAACCCTAACAAAACACAGCCAGTACTGGACATCCTTCTGAAGAACCAGACCAAGCTGGTGGACTTCCTGAGCCACTTCCAGACAGACCGGTCAGAGGATGAACAGTTCTGTGACGAGAAAAACTACCTGGTCAAGCAAATCCGAGACCTTAAGAAGCCCGCAGCTCCAGAGGAAGCTTGA